A genomic stretch from Lathyrus oleraceus cultivar Zhongwan6 chromosome 2, CAAS_Psat_ZW6_1.0, whole genome shotgun sequence includes:
- the LOC127117710 gene encoding probable serine/threonine-protein kinase PBL23: MSFFACCKSQDKNENNSLKDSVKDYRIMCFKYGSAKRKYMVEGINNDEKGNITSKTFSYNELCVATKNFHASNMVGEGGFGRVYKGRIKSIDNKVVAVKKLNKDGFQGSREFLAEVMILSFLHHSNLVNLVGYCSEGEQKILVYEYMANGSLEDHLFELPQSKKSLDWYTRMKIAEGAAKGLEYLHAEANPPVIYRDFKASNILLDENFNPKLSDFGLAKLGPTGDKTHVSTRVMGTYGYCAPEYASTGQLTTRSDVYSFGVVFLEMITGRRVLDYSRASEEQNLVNWALPLLKNKRKYASMVDPLLKGNYPARGLLQALAIAAMCLLEDANARPLIGDVVTALGVLAIRHVQVGKQKSTKETCNEQGEASWQMNLIE; the protein is encoded by the exons ATGAGTTTCTTTGCATGTTGTAAATCACAAGATAAGAATGAAAACAACTCATTGAAGGATAGTGTTAAGGATTATCGTATCATGTGTTTTAAATATG GTAGTGCCAAAAGGAAGTATATGGTGGAAGGaatcaataatgatgaaaaagGAAATATTACCTCTAAGACATTTTCTTACAATGAGTTATGTGTTGCAACTAAGAATTTTCATGCAAGCAATATGGTTGGTGAGGGAGGCTTTGGGAGAGTTTACAAAGGACGCATCAAAAGCATAGACAATAAG GTCGTTGCGGTAAAGAAACTTAATAAGGATGGATTCCAAGGAAGTAGAGAGTTTCTTGCGGAGGTTATGATTTTGAGTTTTTTGCACCACTCTAACCTTGTCAATTTGGTAGGGTATTGTTCAGAAGGTGAACAAAAGATTTTGGTATATGAGTACATGGCAAATGGTTCTTTAGAAGATCACCTTTTTG AGTTACCGCAAAGCAAAAAGTCTTTGGATTGGTATACTAGAATGAAAATTGCGGAAGGTGCGGCGAAAGGACTTGAATACTTACATGCGGAGGCAAATCCGCCTGTTATATACCGCGATTTCAAAGCATCGAACATACTATTAGACGAAAACTTCAACCCAAAACTCTCTGATTTTGGACTTGCAAAACTTGGTCCGACCGGCGATAAAACACATGTGTCCACTAGGGTTATGGGAACTTATGGCTATTGTGCACCTGAATATGCATCAACAGGTCAATTGACTACAAGATCAGATGTTTATAGCTTTGGAGTTGTGTTTCTTGAGATGATCACAGGGAGAAGAGTACTTGATTATTCAAGAGCATCGGAAGAACAAAACTTAGTCAATTGG GCGCTACCACTACtcaaaaacaaaagaaaatatgCATCAATGGTTGATCCATTGCTAAAAGGGAACTATCCAGCAAGGGGTCTATTACAAGCACTAGCAATTGCAGCAATGTGTCTATTGGAGGATGCAAATGCAAGACCTTTGATTGGTGATGTAGTAACAGCTCTTGGAGTTTTAGCAATAAGGCATGTACAAGTTGGTAAACAAAAAAGTACAAAAGAAACTTGTAATGAGCAAGGCGAAGCAAGTTGGCAAATGAATTTGATAGAGTAG